The DNA window AAGGTGGTGGCGCTGGTGGGCGAGTATTCGCCCGGCAATCCCATCGAGGTGATCGGCATCGGCTCGCACGAGTCGCGCGGACTCAAGCGCGGTGTGGTGGTGGACATCGAATCGACCGTGCAGTCGATCCAGCGCGCGGTCGAAGAGGCCGAGCTGATGGCCGGCTGCGAGATCCGCTCGGTGTACGCATCCATCTCCGGCAACCACGTGCAGTGCAAGAACTCGCCGGGGATCGTGCCGATCCGCGACGGCGAAGTGACCTGGGGCGACCTCGATCGCGTACTGGACGCAGCCAAGGCCGTGGCCATCCCGGCAGACCAGAAAATCCTGCATGCCATCCCGCGCGAATATGTGCTGGATGACTCGCAGGAAGGCATCCGCAACCCGGTCGGCATGACCGGCGTGCGCCTGGAAGTGCACGCCCACCTGGTGGTGTGCGCGCAGTCGGCCGCGGCCAACATCAGCAAGTGCGTGCAGCGCTGCGGCCTGCAGGTGGACGACCTGGTGCTGTCCTCGCTGGCCTCCAGCGTGGCTGTGCTGACCGCCGACGAGCGCGAGCTGGGCGTGGTGCTGGTCGACATGGGCGCGGGCACCACCGACCTGGCGGTGTTCGTGCAGGGCGCGATCTGCCACACGGCGTCGCTGCCGATCGCCGGTGACCACGTCACCAACGACATCGCGCACATGCTGCGCACGCCGACCCCGGAAGCCGAGCAGATCAAGGTGCGCTACGCCTGCGCCCTGGCCCAGCTGGCCACCGCCGAGGAAAGCATCCAGGTGCCCAGCGTCGGCGACCGTCCGCCGCGCCGCATGCCGCGCCATTCGCTGGCGCAGGCGGTGCAGGGGCGCTACGAGGAAATTTTTGAAATGGTCCAGGCCGAGCTGCGTCGCTCCGGCTTCGAGGAACTGGTGCGTGCAGGCATGGTGCTCACCGGCGGTGCCTCGAAGATGGAAGGCGTGGTCGAGCTGGCCGAGGAAATGCTGCAGATGCCGGTTCGCGTCGGTATTCCGCAGCACGTCACCGGACTGGGTGAAGTGGTCGGTAACCCGGTTCATGCCACGGGCGTGGGGCTGCTGCTGATGGGCAGCCAGATTGAACATCCGCGTCGCCCATCGCTGCCGACCGGTCGTGCCGGCAGTCTCTTCAACAAAGTCAAAACCTGGTTCCGCGGCGAATTCTGATTCCAGCTGACAGCCGCATCACTGCAACACCGGCAACATCGCTTCATCGCAACTCACCTGATGAGCCCCCGCTCTGAAGGACATACCTAAAACTACCGCCGCAATGGCGGCGTGGCACGAAGGGCAGGACGCCCATGAAGACCACGCCAATAGAAGCGGTTACAACGAGGACACGGACATGGCGCACTTCGAATTGATTGAAAAGATGGCACCCAATGCGGTGATCAAGGTGATCGGCGTGGGCGGCGGCGGCGGCAACGCCGTGGCGCACATGGTCAGCACCAGCGTGGACGGCGTGGAATTCATCACCGCCAACACCGACTCGCAGGCCATCAAGAATTGCGGTGCCAAGCTGCAGCTGCAGCTGGGTACCAACGTCACCAAGGGCCTGGGCGCAGGCGCGAACCCGGAAGTGGGTCGCCAGGCCGCCCTGGAAGACCGTGAGCGCATCATGGACGCCCTGCAGGGTGCGGACATGGTGTTCATCACCGCCGGCATGGGCGGCGGCACCGGCACCGGCGCGGCTCCGGTGGTGGCACAGCTGGCCAAGGAAATGGGCATCCTGACCGTGGCCGTGGTCACCAAGCCGTTCCCGTTCGAAGGCCGTCGCCGCATGCAGGTGGCGCTGAAGGGCATCGAGGAACTGAGCCAGCACTGCGACTCGCTGATCACCATTCCGAACGAAAAGCTGATCACCGTACTGGGCCGCAACGCCACCATGATCCAGGCCTTCCGTGCTGCCAACGACGTGCTGCAGGGCGCCGTGCAGGGCATCGCCGACCTGATCGTGCGTCCGGGCCTGATCAACGTCGACTTCGCCGACGTGCGCACCGTCATGTCCGAAATGGGCCTGGCAATGATGGGTACCGGCACCGCCCGCGGCGATGACCGCGCCCAGGCCGCCGCCGAAGCCGCCATCCAGAACCCGCTGCTGGACGACGTGAACCTGGCCGGTGCCAACGGCATCCTGGTCAACATCACCGCCGGTGCCGACTTCACCATGGCCGAGTTCGACGAGATCGGCCGCACCATCGACGGCTTCGCTTCGGAAGACGCCACCGTGGTGGTGGGTACCGTGCTCGACCCGGACATGCAGGACGAAGTGCGCGTGACCGTGGTGGCCACCGGCCTGAACCGTGCCGTTGCCTCCAAGACCCAGCGTCCGGGCGAGCGCGCCCCGATCAAGCTGGTCCGCAACGCCACCACCGGCCAGCCGGAGTTCGGCGACTTCGACAACGGCGGCGACGCCGTGTCCAAGGCCGTCGGCGGCATGGGCCTGGGCCTGCGCCGTCCGAGCGCCGACACCGTGGCTCCGTCGGCTCCGGCCGCCGGCCCGGCCGCGGCCGAGCTGCCCAACGATTACCTGGATATCCCGGCGTTCCTGCGCCGCCAGGCGGACTAAGCGTTGCACGCCGGGGACTTGTCCGCCCCGGTAAGCATCGCCATGTCCCTGACTGCCGGGCCTGGATGGGCCCGGCAGTTCGCAGTTCCGTCGTTCTGACCCCGGGTCGGAGCGCACCCCGTTCAGAAAGGGGTGGCGGTACTGCGTGTTATTCTTGTTTGTCATTGTCGCGCTGACAGCGCGCTACCCGGTCGACCCCCATGATTCCGCAACGCACTCTCAAGAACACGATCCGCGCCACCGGCGTTGGCCTGCACAGCGGTGACAAGGTCTACATGACCCTGCGCCCGGCTCCGGTCAACCATGGCATCGTGTTCCGTCGCGTGGACCTGGACCCGGTCGTCGAAGTCCCGGCCCGTGCCGACCTGGTCACCGAAGTGACCCTGTGCACCGGCCTGACCTGCAACAACGCCAAGATCCAGACCGTGGAACACCTGATGTCGGCGCTGGCCGGCCTGGGTGTCGACAACATCATCGTGGAGCTGTCCTCGGCCGAACTGCCGATCATGGACGGTTCCTCCGGTCCGTTCGTGTTCCTGCTGCAGTCCGCCGGCATCGCCGAGCAGGATGCGCCCAAGCGCTTCATCCGCGTGCTCAAGCCGGTGGAAGTCACCGAAGGCGACAAGGTCGCCCGCTTCACCCCGTATGAAGGCTACAAGCTGGGCTTCACCATCCAGTTTGACCACCCGATGATTCCGGCCAAGCAGTCGCGCGCGGAGATCGATTTCTCCACCGCCGCCTATACCAAGGAAATCTCGCGCGCCCGTACCTTCGGTTTCATGCGCGACCTGGAATACATGCGCGAGCGCAATCTGGGCCTGGGCGGTTCGATGGACAACGCCATCGTGCTGGACGAGTTCCGCGTGCTCAACGAAGACGGCCTGCGTTACGCCGACGAATTCGTGCGCCACAAGATTCTTGATGCGATCGGCGATCTTTACCTCGCCGGTGCGCAGGTGCTGGGTGCGTATGAGGGCTTCAAGTCCGGCCATGCGCTCAACAACAAGCTGGTGCGTGCCCTGCTGGCCGACGTCACCGCCTGGGAGTGGGTCAACGCCGCGGCCGATCCGGCCCCGGTGGTGTACGGTGTTCCGGCCTACGCCTGACGCCAAACCATTGATTTGACAGGTAAACGAACGGCGCTCACTGCGCCGTTCCGCGTTTCTGGGCCGCGCGCGCCGTGAAGCTCACGTCAATGAACCGTGACCGGACCGTCGTCACTTTTTTGTGAACCCGATCCAGTTGCGGGGTAAAAATAACGCAAATTTAATAAAAGACTAACGACTGGGCAGCCAAGCGCGGCTACGATGGCCGCCGGCTCCTCGAAATGTTTCACGGCTTCGTGACACGGATCGGGGAAGGAGCGGGATGCTCCGATGCAGTCAGGACTTCGATCCCTTGGGGTCCTGGAAGCAAGCCAAAGCGTCGCGTAGCCCTTGGTGCGTGGCGGCTGAAACTGCGTGGGGGCCATTCCTGTTGTCGATCGCTGGGGAGCGTGGAGGAGGGGCAAGCGCAGTCTTGATGGTCACCTTGGTGACTTTCAGCCCGATGGAACGGGCCGCGTCGATCAACTCGCGTTCGGCAAGCCGCAGCTTGGCATGCCAGACCGGGGACTCGACGAGAAAAACGAGGTGCTCGCCGTTCACATTCGCCAGCCGGCAACGGGTGGCCAGGGTGGGCGGCAAATGGGGGCGCAACTGACGGTCCAGCGCGTCGAGCCAGAGGGCACGACGCAGCGGGTTGCCGGTTTTGTCTTCCATGACCGCTTCCAGCGCCGGTTTGGGCGCAGAAGGGGAACGGGCACTGGATTTCGGCTCAGACATGAAAACTCACTGATGGCATTCAAAAAGATCGTAATCAAAACGCGTGAAGGACAGGCCAAAACGCCCATCGCGCGTCTGCGGTTCTACTTCGAGGACCGCCCCCGTGCCCTGCTTGGCAGCGTGCTCGGGCTGGGCTGCCTGATCGGCTTCGGTGCCGGTCTGGGCGGCAGCATGTTCAATGATTCGCGCCTGCACGCCAAGGTGGCGCAGCAGGAGCTGGAACTGGCACAGGCCCGCAAGGACGCCCAGACCCAGGTCAATGCGCTGGCCGCCCGCATGGGCGAGCTGCAGGCGCAGGCCACCCGGCTCAATGCGCTCGGCGAACGCCTCACCCAGATGGGCAAGCTGGAAGACGGCGAATTCGACTTCAACGAGACCCCCGGCCTCGGTGAAGGTGAACCCGGTCCGACCCAGGACATCCCGGCCAGCGCGGTCAACAGCGACTTACAGGTGCTGGAGCAGCGTTTCGCTGCTTCAGGCCGCCAGTTGTCGGTGATGGAATCGCTGATGTTCGACCACCAGGTGCAGCAGGATGCCGTGCCGGGCCGCATGCCGATCCGCAACAGCTACATCACCTCCGGCTTCGGCGGCCGCAACGACCCGTTCGGTCGCGGTCGCGGCAACCATAAGGGCATCGACTTCCATGCCAAGGTCGGCGACCCGGTCATGGCCGTGGCCGATGGCGTGGTCAGCTTCTCCGGGGTCAAGGGCGGCTACGGCAACGTGGTCGACGTCGACCACGGCAACGGCTATGTGACCCGCTACGCGCACAACTCGCGTCTGGTGGTGAAGGCCGGTGACCTGGTCCGTGCCGGCCAGGAAGTGGCCAAGGCCGGTTCCACCGGTCGTTCCACCGGTGCCCACGTCCACTTTGAAGTGTGGGAGCGTGGCAACGTGGTCAATCCGCGCAAGTTCCTGGGTGATGGCGGCAACACCCCGGTCGGCCGGGTGTCGCGCGGCTGAGTGCGACGAACGGGCCGGGGGAGGTTGAAACGCGACACCCCCGTCCCAAGCTACAATAAGTGTTGCCATAGACAGGGCGCAGTGCGCCCTGTTTCGTTTGCGGTGTGCAGCTTCTGCGGAAGCGCCGCCGTTGGGGCGTCTCATTCCAACCGGTTCCTTCAATGATCAACAGCCTGCTTACCCGCGTTTTCGGCAGTCGTAATGAACGACAGCTGCGCCAGCTCAACCGCATCGTCGCCAAGATCAACGCCCTGGAACCGGAGATCGAAAAGCTCTCCGACGAGCAGCTCAAGGCCAAGACCCGCGAGTTCAAGCAGCGCATCGCCGACGGCGAAGCCCTGGACAAGGTCCTGCCGGAGGCCTTCGCGGTCTGCCGCGAAGCCAGCCGCCGCGTGCTGGGCATGCGCCACTATGACGTGCAGCTGATCGGCGGCATGGTGCTGCACCTGGGCAAGATCGCGGAAATGCGCACCGGTGAAGGCAAGACCCTGGTGGCGACCCTGCCGGTGTACCTGAACGCGCTGGAAGGCAAGGGCGTGCACGTGGTCACCGTGAACGACTACCTGGCCCGCCGCGACGCCGGCCAGATGGGCAAGCTGTACAACTGGCTGGGCCTGAGCGTGGGCGTGGTGTACCCGGGCATGCCGCACGGCGACAAGCGCGAGGCCTACAACAGCGACATCACCTACGGCACCAACAACGAATTCGGTTTCGACTACCTGCGCGACAACATGGCGCTGTCGCGTGCCGACCGCTACCAGCGCGGCCTGCACTACGCCATCGTCGACGAAGTCGACTCGATCCTGATCGACGAAGCGCGTACCCCGCTGATCATCTCCGGCCCGGCCGACGATTCCCCGGAGCTGTACATCCGCGTCAACCGCGTGGTGCCCAGCCTGATCCGCCAGGAAAACGAAGAAGCCGAAGGCGATTTCTGGGTCGACGAGAAGGGCAAGCAGGTTCACCTGTCCGAAGCGGGCATGGAGCACGCCGAGCAGCTGCTGGTCGACGCCGGCATCCTCAGCGCGGAAACCGAAGGCCTGTACGCCGCGCAGAACCTGACCGTGGTGCATCACCTCAATGCCGCGCTGCGCGCGCATGCCATCTACCAGCGCGACGTGGACTACATCGTCCGCGACGGTGAGGTGGTGATCGTGGACGAATTCACCGGCCGTACCCTGGCCGGCCGCCGCTGGTCCGATGGCCTGCACCAGGCGGTGGAAGCAAAGGAAGGCGTGCCGGTCCAGCGCGAGAACCAGACCCTGGCCAGCATCACCTTCCAGAACCTGTTCCGCATGTACAAGAAGCTGTCCGGCATGACCGGTACGGCCGACACCGAAGCCTACGAATTCCAGAGCATCTATGGCCTGGAAGTGGTTGTCATTCCGACCAACCGCCCGACCGTCCGCAAGGACTCCCCGGACCAGGTGTTCCTCAACCGCAACGGCAAGTTCAATGCGGTGCTGGCGGACATCCAGGAATGCAACAAGAACGGCCAGCCGGTGCTGGTCGGTACCACTTCGATCGAAACCTCGGAAATGCTGTCCGAGCACCTGCGCAAGGCCGGCGTGCACCACGAAGTGCTGAACGCCAAGCAGCATGATCGCGAAGCGACCATCATCGCCAACGCCGGCATGCCGGGTGCCGTGACCATCGCCACCAACATGGCCGGTCGCGGTACCGACATCGTGCTGGGCGGTTCGCTGGAAGCACAGCTGCACGCGCTGGGCGAAGACGCCAGTGCCGACGACAAGTTCAAGGTCAAGAACGAATGGCAGCGCCGCCACGACCAGGTCAAGGCGGCCGGCGGCCTGCACATCGTGGGCACCGAGCGCCACGAATCGCGCCGTATCGACAACCAGTTGCGCGGCCGTTCGGGCCGTCAGGGTGACCCGGGTTCGTCCCGCTTCTACCTGTCGCTGGAAGACAACCTGATGCGCATCTTTGCCTCGGACTGGGTGCAGAAGGCGATGCGTCTGATGGGCATGAAGGAAGACGATGTGATCGAAGATCGCATGGTCAGCCGTCAGATCGAGAAGGCGCAGCGCAAGGTGGAAGCGCACAACTTCGACATCCGCAAGAACCTGCTGGACTTCGACGACGTCAACAACGACCAGCGCAAGGTGATCTACGCCCAGCGCGACGAACTGCTGGACGCCGAGTCGGTGAAGGACAACGTCGACGGTATCCGCGGCGACGTGATCTTCGACGTGGTGGCGCGTTTCGTGCCGCCGAACTCGATCGACGAACAGTGGGACCTGCCCGGTCTGCAGGCCACTCTGGCGTCTGACCTTGGCGTGGAGATGGACGTGGTTGGCCTGGTGCATCAGCACGAGGAACTGGACGCCGAAGCCATTGCCAACAAGGTGCAGGAACAGGTGGACGCGCACTTCGCGGCGAAGGAAACCGGCGTCGGCGAAGAAACCATGCGCGCGCTGGAGAAGCACGTGATGCTGACCGTGCTGGACCAGAGTTGGAAGGAGCATCTGGCGCGCATGGATTACCTGCGCCAGGGCATCTACCTGCGTGGTTACGCGCAGAAGCAGCCGAAGCAGGAATACAAGAAGGAAGCGTTCGAGCTGTTCTCGGAGATGCTGGAGAACGTGAAGCGCGAAGTGGTCACTCTGCTGTCGCGCGTGCGCATCCGCAGCGAAGAAGAAGTGGCGGCGCTGGAAGCAGCGGAGCGCCAGCAGGCCGAAGCGCGCATGCTGGCCTCGCAGTTCCAGCACCAGAACGCCGGCGGCTACGGTGCCGACGAGGAAGTGGCGGAAATGCAGGCGGCGCAGGGCGTTGGCCAGGTCACCCGCGACGAACCCAAGGTCGGCCGCAACGACCCGTGCCCGTGCGGCAGCGGCAAGAAATACAAGCACTGCCACGGTCAGCTGACCTGATCAAAAAAACCCCGCTTCGGCGGGGTTTTTTGTGCGCTGGTGTTGGATTCATGCGAACAGCCCTCGGTTTACGGCCTTCGTGGTTTGGCGGGTCGGGGTGGGTTTGCGGGACACGCCGTAAACCCATCCATGGGGGCTCGTAGAAAACATCCATGTTTTCTACGGTCCCGCAAACCCACCCCGACCCACCTTCGACAGGTGGTCGGTGGCCACGGAAAAATCAACATCAAGATGGCCACGCTCGAAATGGTGGCGCTGGTAGCGTCGGTCGACAGACGACGGCCGTGAACGGCTCAACGTTCCATAACGCATGGAACCCAAATCGCAGCCGCTTCTCCAATCTGCACTGAAATGTGACCGGCAGCACATTTCAGCGCCCCTCACCCTTTCCCCACACCCAATCCAGAATTTCCCGACCCCGATCA is part of the Stenotrophomonas oahuensis genome and encodes:
- the ftsA gene encoding cell division protein FtsA; translation: MNRKGDKSLIVGLDIGTSKVVALVGEYSPGNPIEVIGIGSHESRGLKRGVVVDIESTVQSIQRAVEEAELMAGCEIRSVYASISGNHVQCKNSPGIVPIRDGEVTWGDLDRVLDAAKAVAIPADQKILHAIPREYVLDDSQEGIRNPVGMTGVRLEVHAHLVVCAQSAAANISKCVQRCGLQVDDLVLSSLASSVAVLTADERELGVVLVDMGAGTTDLAVFVQGAICHTASLPIAGDHVTNDIAHMLRTPTPEAEQIKVRYACALAQLATAEESIQVPSVGDRPPRRMPRHSLAQAVQGRYEEIFEMVQAELRRSGFEELVRAGMVLTGGASKMEGVVELAEEMLQMPVRVGIPQHVTGLGEVVGNPVHATGVGLLLMGSQIEHPRRPSLPTGRAGSLFNKVKTWFRGEF
- the ftsZ gene encoding cell division protein FtsZ, with amino-acid sequence MAHFELIEKMAPNAVIKVIGVGGGGGNAVAHMVSTSVDGVEFITANTDSQAIKNCGAKLQLQLGTNVTKGLGAGANPEVGRQAALEDRERIMDALQGADMVFITAGMGGGTGTGAAPVVAQLAKEMGILTVAVVTKPFPFEGRRRMQVALKGIEELSQHCDSLITIPNEKLITVLGRNATMIQAFRAANDVLQGAVQGIADLIVRPGLINVDFADVRTVMSEMGLAMMGTGTARGDDRAQAAAEAAIQNPLLDDVNLAGANGILVNITAGADFTMAEFDEIGRTIDGFASEDATVVVGTVLDPDMQDEVRVTVVATGLNRAVASKTQRPGERAPIKLVRNATTGQPEFGDFDNGGDAVSKAVGGMGLGLRRPSADTVAPSAPAAGPAAAELPNDYLDIPAFLRRQAD
- the lpxC gene encoding UDP-3-O-acyl-N-acetylglucosamine deacetylase, whose amino-acid sequence is MIPQRTLKNTIRATGVGLHSGDKVYMTLRPAPVNHGIVFRRVDLDPVVEVPARADLVTEVTLCTGLTCNNAKIQTVEHLMSALAGLGVDNIIVELSSAELPIMDGSSGPFVFLLQSAGIAEQDAPKRFIRVLKPVEVTEGDKVARFTPYEGYKLGFTIQFDHPMIPAKQSRAEIDFSTAAYTKEISRARTFGFMRDLEYMRERNLGLGGSMDNAIVLDEFRVLNEDGLRYADEFVRHKILDAIGDLYLAGAQVLGAYEGFKSGHALNNKLVRALLADVTAWEWVNAAADPAPVVYGVPAYA
- a CDS encoding DUF721 domain-containing protein; the protein is MSEPKSSARSPSAPKPALEAVMEDKTGNPLRRALWLDALDRQLRPHLPPTLATRCRLANVNGEHLVFLVESPVWHAKLRLAERELIDAARSIGLKVTKVTIKTALAPPPRSPAIDNRNGPHAVSAATHQGLRDALACFQDPKGSKS
- a CDS encoding M23 family metallopeptidase, with translation MAFKKIVIKTREGQAKTPIARLRFYFEDRPRALLGSVLGLGCLIGFGAGLGGSMFNDSRLHAKVAQQELELAQARKDAQTQVNALAARMGELQAQATRLNALGERLTQMGKLEDGEFDFNETPGLGEGEPGPTQDIPASAVNSDLQVLEQRFAASGRQLSVMESLMFDHQVQQDAVPGRMPIRNSYITSGFGGRNDPFGRGRGNHKGIDFHAKVGDPVMAVADGVVSFSGVKGGYGNVVDVDHGNGYVTRYAHNSRLVVKAGDLVRAGQEVAKAGSTGRSTGAHVHFEVWERGNVVNPRKFLGDGGNTPVGRVSRG
- the secA gene encoding preprotein translocase subunit SecA, translating into MINSLLTRVFGSRNERQLRQLNRIVAKINALEPEIEKLSDEQLKAKTREFKQRIADGEALDKVLPEAFAVCREASRRVLGMRHYDVQLIGGMVLHLGKIAEMRTGEGKTLVATLPVYLNALEGKGVHVVTVNDYLARRDAGQMGKLYNWLGLSVGVVYPGMPHGDKREAYNSDITYGTNNEFGFDYLRDNMALSRADRYQRGLHYAIVDEVDSILIDEARTPLIISGPADDSPELYIRVNRVVPSLIRQENEEAEGDFWVDEKGKQVHLSEAGMEHAEQLLVDAGILSAETEGLYAAQNLTVVHHLNAALRAHAIYQRDVDYIVRDGEVVIVDEFTGRTLAGRRWSDGLHQAVEAKEGVPVQRENQTLASITFQNLFRMYKKLSGMTGTADTEAYEFQSIYGLEVVVIPTNRPTVRKDSPDQVFLNRNGKFNAVLADIQECNKNGQPVLVGTTSIETSEMLSEHLRKAGVHHEVLNAKQHDREATIIANAGMPGAVTIATNMAGRGTDIVLGGSLEAQLHALGEDASADDKFKVKNEWQRRHDQVKAAGGLHIVGTERHESRRIDNQLRGRSGRQGDPGSSRFYLSLEDNLMRIFASDWVQKAMRLMGMKEDDVIEDRMVSRQIEKAQRKVEAHNFDIRKNLLDFDDVNNDQRKVIYAQRDELLDAESVKDNVDGIRGDVIFDVVARFVPPNSIDEQWDLPGLQATLASDLGVEMDVVGLVHQHEELDAEAIANKVQEQVDAHFAAKETGVGEETMRALEKHVMLTVLDQSWKEHLARMDYLRQGIYLRGYAQKQPKQEYKKEAFELFSEMLENVKREVVTLLSRVRIRSEEEVAALEAAERQQAEARMLASQFQHQNAGGYGADEEVAEMQAAQGVGQVTRDEPKVGRNDPCPCGSGKKYKHCHGQLT